A genomic window from Rhodanobacteraceae bacterium includes:
- a CDS encoding type II toxin-antitoxin system Phd/YefM family antitoxin, translated as MTITTFSSRQFNQDASKAKNAAKDGPVFITDRGRPAHVLLTIDAYWRLAGGTTSIIDLLALPGAETIEFDAPRLNIRTHPADLS; from the coding sequence ATGACCATCACCACGTTTTCCAGCCGTCAATTCAATCAGGATGCCAGTAAGGCCAAGAACGCGGCCAAGGACGGTCCGGTCTTCATCACCGATCGTGGGCGTCCGGCGCACGTGTTGCTGACCATCGATGCATACTGGCGGCTGGCCGGCGGCACGACCAGCATCATCGATCTGCTGGCTCTGCCGGGCGCCGAGACGATTGAGTTCGACGCGCCGCGCTTGAACATCCGGACACATCCTGCGGACTTGTCCTGA
- a CDS encoding PQQ-binding-like beta-propeller repeat protein yields MPIWSSPESEAVPFDASYSRAHHILLEDGSAFMVAAESTRSGLAGTLRLAADGSAAPGQFGYSSGAFGRLSPELVLATQGDRVLLTMSEREFERSLVAMVNLAGQVLWVRPRYGSQARFLANGDVLLVAGSELMRLRGNDGDLVWLRNLLDLRPNPVAVSVQLPARIETAIRLSLSYRELSGAGGEGFPDPLLVSLDAATGSLQWQLHRDSSPSRVFEACPPVSLGADSVHAFFELAGGQADVVFERRSGASGARLWATRVSAVDYSDGPCGFVATSAVLALSSRDEFGQSTLVALNHAGTVQWRTQLPTAQPAKLRPAEDGAVLVASQQLLGGSNVTVVERRSSSDGSIDWMQAIPASSVDLRVVNGELRIAWSTSGNASELHLQRRASATGALVEAHVALAKGLVLRQEDVEFIDGIPFAAMIGLDTDLRGVNIRRLDPESGAVVWSQGLQLAETPLRLLSASLIAGSPEHLVLIATYDSVAMQTAELREALLYIRRSDGELVWQRAHRLGTDWRTVGSDGSVYLRASECLSPPECLQAVPLQRHYAAGDGHLLWSRQLDVYPLAANDSALIVWRSGPFSQLQALDADSGADLWQQSLPANSTLPAAIALANGDVFSIRQFSVSGLLKSEIDRREAGTGLPLWITRPGPANDVVRTPVFAALPGGDLLFTARTYSFDPNLSNASRPLWARIDAGSGQIEWIHSPLPTRDRWMSVRPIAGATPSKKWARSLRYLDDSDGRYDERYALTQIDLADGSLSPEHLYVQELDLPLSSPGRSLVSVTGVAGDGTVQVENRSVNAAGLSPPRLQRWPAVGADSGDIVLRHLGDADPITALGPSTLVEFELANTSTSAVPGVVVGFSSPDDGLKAQIRSCQVIAGAGLCPTVLGGSLDQVLDLGPNAVMHLVYEVHDPGFTPRQVRSIFAARGVFRADPPYAFGDTDLGNNMEVIIVATGGMSNGFE; encoded by the coding sequence ATGCCGATCTGGTCCTCACCAGAATCGGAAGCAGTTCCGTTCGACGCGAGCTACTCGCGCGCTCACCACATCCTGCTGGAGGACGGCAGTGCCTTTATGGTCGCCGCTGAATCCACTCGTTCCGGCCTCGCCGGCACGTTGCGACTGGCTGCCGATGGCAGCGCTGCACCCGGGCAATTCGGCTACTCGTCCGGGGCCTTCGGTCGCCTGTCTCCAGAGCTAGTACTGGCCACGCAGGGCGATCGGGTACTGTTGACGATGAGCGAACGCGAATTCGAGCGCTCGCTGGTGGCGATGGTGAATTTGGCGGGGCAGGTCTTGTGGGTACGACCGCGCTACGGGAGTCAGGCGCGCTTTCTGGCGAATGGCGACGTGTTGCTCGTGGCGGGAAGCGAGCTGATGCGCCTGCGCGGCAATGACGGCGACCTCGTGTGGCTGCGAAACCTGCTCGACTTGCGCCCAAATCCGGTGGCGGTCAGTGTCCAATTGCCAGCTCGGATCGAGACCGCCATTAGGCTGTCGCTGTCCTATCGCGAGCTCTCGGGTGCCGGGGGCGAGGGTTTTCCCGACCCGCTTCTCGTGTCACTGGACGCCGCGACCGGCAGCCTGCAATGGCAACTGCATCGCGATTCCTCGCCTTCGAGGGTGTTTGAAGCTTGCCCGCCAGTGAGCCTTGGTGCCGACAGCGTGCATGCTTTTTTTGAACTCGCGGGCGGCCAGGCCGATGTGGTGTTTGAACGCCGCAGTGGCGCAAGCGGTGCGCGCTTGTGGGCCACGCGGGTGTCGGCCGTGGATTACAGTGATGGGCCCTGCGGATTTGTGGCCACCAGCGCAGTTCTGGCGCTGTCCTCGCGTGATGAATTCGGGCAATCCACACTGGTCGCACTGAATCATGCTGGGACGGTGCAGTGGCGAACCCAGCTGCCCACGGCCCAGCCGGCCAAGCTGAGGCCCGCCGAGGACGGCGCTGTGTTGGTAGCCAGCCAACAGCTGCTGGGTGGCAGTAACGTCACGGTGGTCGAGCGCCGCAGCAGTAGTGACGGGAGCATTGACTGGATGCAAGCCATTCCAGCCAGCTCAGTCGATTTGCGGGTGGTCAATGGCGAGCTGCGCATTGCCTGGTCCACGAGCGGCAATGCCTCGGAGCTGCATCTTCAACGCCGTGCTAGTGCGACGGGAGCCCTCGTGGAAGCGCATGTGGCGCTGGCCAAGGGCCTGGTCTTGCGCCAGGAAGACGTCGAGTTCATCGACGGCATTCCTTTCGCAGCGATGATCGGTCTCGACACCGATCTCCGCGGGGTCAACATTCGACGTCTGGATCCGGAGAGTGGCGCTGTGGTCTGGTCGCAAGGCCTGCAACTGGCGGAGACCCCGCTTCGGCTGCTGAGTGCTTCGCTGATAGCAGGTTCCCCTGAGCATCTGGTCTTGATCGCAACTTACGACTCGGTGGCGATGCAGACTGCCGAGTTGCGGGAGGCCCTGCTCTACATCCGCCGCAGCGATGGTGAGCTGGTCTGGCAACGAGCGCACCGGTTGGGTACGGATTGGCGGACGGTGGGCAGCGACGGAAGCGTGTACCTCCGCGCAAGTGAATGCCTGAGTCCGCCGGAGTGCCTGCAAGCGGTGCCGCTGCAGCGGCATTACGCGGCGGGCGACGGTCACCTGCTGTGGTCTCGCCAGCTGGACGTCTATCCCCTGGCGGCAAACGACAGCGCCTTGATCGTCTGGCGCAGCGGACCCTTCAGTCAGTTGCAGGCCTTGGATGCCGATAGTGGGGCTGATCTCTGGCAACAATCGCTGCCGGCGAACTCGACCCTGCCGGCAGCCATCGCGCTGGCCAATGGCGATGTTTTCTCCATCAGACAGTTCAGTGTCTCGGGCTTGTTGAAATCGGAGATCGATCGCCGCGAGGCCGGCACCGGATTGCCGCTGTGGATCACGCGGCCGGGCCCCGCAAACGATGTCGTGCGCACGCCGGTCTTTGCGGCGCTGCCCGGCGGCGACCTCCTGTTCACGGCTCGGACATACAGTTTCGACCCCAATCTGTCGAACGCGTCGCGGCCTCTTTGGGCGCGCATCGATGCGGGCTCCGGGCAGATCGAGTGGATCCACAGCCCGCTGCCAACGCGCGATCGCTGGATGAGCGTGCGCCCCATCGCCGGCGCGACGCCCAGCAAGAAATGGGCGCGCAGCCTGCGCTACCTCGACGACTCAGATGGCCGCTACGACGAGCGCTATGCGCTGACTCAGATTGATCTGGCTGACGGCAGCCTTTCGCCGGAACACTTGTATGTGCAGGAGCTCGATCTGCCGCTGTCTTCCCCCGGGCGAAGTCTCGTCAGTGTGACCGGCGTGGCGGGGGACGGTACGGTGCAGGTCGAGAATCGCAGCGTGAATGCTGCCGGCCTGTCGCCCCCGCGGCTGCAGCGCTGGCCTGCAGTGGGCGCGGACTCGGGTGACATCGTACTGCGCCACCTGGGTGATGCCGATCCCATCACCGCGCTTGGCCCATCAACGCTGGTAGAATTCGAGCTGGCGAACACGTCAACAAGCGCGGTGCCCGGCGTGGTTGTGGGATTCAGCTCGCCGGACGATGGTCTGAAGGCGCAGATACGTAGCTGCCAGGTGATCGCCGGCGCCGGGCTATGCCCGACGGTACTCGGCGGTTCACTCGATCAGGTGCTCGATCTCGGCCCGAACGCCGTTATGCATCTGGTCTACGAAGTCCACGACCCCGGATTCACACCCCGGCAGGTGCGAAGCATTTTCGCTGCCCGTGGCGTCTTTCGCGCCGATCCGCCATACGCCTTTGGCGACACCGACCTCGGCAACAACATGGAAGTCATCATCGTGGCCACCGGAGGCATGTCGAACGGATTCGAGTAG
- a CDS encoding transposase: MRLLDDKHKKHNTVVVAVANHLARHGALSSMSRVGNCWDNAVAERFFLNLKMERVWQRDYANAAEAERDVSDYIVNFYNDRRLSSRLNNQSPNVFEQRQAA; this comes from the coding sequence ATGCGGCTGCTGGACGACAAGCACAAGAAGCACAACACCGTGGTGGTCGCCGTAGCCAACCACCTGGCCCGCCATGGCGCACTCAGCAGTATGAGTCGTGTGGGGAACTGCTGGGACAACGCGGTGGCCGAACGCTTCTTCCTGAACCTCAAGATGGAGCGCGTCTGGCAGCGCGACTACGCCAACGCCGCCGAAGCAGAGCGCGACGTCAGCGACTACATCGTCAATTTCTACAATGATCGACGGCTCAGCTCCAGGCTAAACAACCAGTCGCCCAACGTTTTTGAACAGCGTCAGGCGGCATAA
- a CDS encoding tyrosine-type recombinase/integrase — MGQGTELVVGGEGGAVSLLGEARFQQLTAVPAELEWFANLDNPRTRRAYQGDLKEFMAFVGIASPEQFRGVTRAHVLAWRESLEQRGLHGASIRRKLAALSSLYEYLCDRQAVTHNPVKGVKRPAVDTYEGKTPALADSQARQLLDAPDAATPKGKRDRAILAVLLYHGVRRAELCALDVGDLQERRGVKHLRIQGKGGTLRYVPLHPSAAARVEDYLALAGHAGDKGRALFRALRNARDDGRLSDKGVYSNVVLHYGRPLGFTDLPLFGPHAMRATAATNALEHGADIAKVQEWLGHANIQTTRIYDRRQTRPEDSPTFKVAY, encoded by the coding sequence ATGGGGCAGGGGACGGAACTGGTCGTGGGCGGGGAGGGTGGGGCGGTCTCGCTGCTGGGCGAGGCGCGCTTTCAGCAGCTGACGGCGGTGCCGGCGGAACTCGAATGGTTCGCCAACCTGGACAACCCGCGGACGCGGCGTGCCTACCAGGGCGATCTGAAGGAATTCATGGCCTTTGTCGGCATCGCGTCGCCGGAACAGTTCCGCGGCGTGACCCGGGCGCATGTGCTGGCCTGGCGTGAATCGTTGGAACAGCGTGGGCTGCATGGCGCCAGCATTCGCCGCAAGCTCGCCGCGCTCTCCTCTTTATACGAGTACCTGTGCGATCGGCAGGCGGTGACCCATAACCCAGTCAAAGGGGTGAAGCGGCCGGCGGTCGACACCTACGAGGGCAAGACACCGGCACTGGCCGATAGCCAGGCGCGCCAGCTGCTCGATGCGCCGGATGCGGCCACGCCGAAGGGCAAACGTGATCGGGCGATTCTCGCGGTGCTGCTTTATCACGGCGTGCGTCGCGCTGAGCTGTGCGCGCTGGATGTCGGTGATCTGCAGGAGCGCCGCGGCGTCAAGCATCTACGCATCCAGGGCAAGGGCGGCACGCTGCGCTATGTACCGCTGCATCCTTCCGCCGCCGCTCGGGTCGAGGACTATCTGGCGCTGGCCGGTCATGCCGGCGACAAGGGGAGGGCGCTGTTCCGGGCGCTGCGCAATGCGCGGGACGATGGTCGGCTGAGCGACAAAGGCGTCTACAGCAATGTGGTGCTGCACTACGGTCGGCCGCTCGGGTTCACCGATCTGCCGCTGTTCGGCCCGCACGCCATGCGCGCCACCGCCGCCACCAATGCCCTCGAACATGGCGCCGATATCGCCAAGGTCCAGGAATGGCTGGGCCACGCCAACATCCAGACGACTCGCATCTACGACCGGCGCCAGACCCGGCCGGAGGACTCGCCGACGTTCAAAGTGGCGTATTGA
- a CDS encoding IclR family transcriptional regulator, with protein MGKPRRSADSFEGPIDASHPQFVNAVGRAFSILRCFEHGDAHLGNQDIVRRTGLPKPTVSRLTFTLAALGYLQYAPSLEKYALGPAVLSLSHAFVRSHDVVSVARPLMRELAEYTKAAVMLGAADGRRMVLLEVFQGDETFHLKLDPGARVPHGSTALGRADLAARPQAVFDRHLADIEQECAPEQWPKIRAGILRARQDYENYGFCFSLGDWNPDVFAVGVPMISADRSRILAFNCSGRVSAVTRDKLLHDFGPKLVALRNSVFDMTGGRF; from the coding sequence ATGGGCAAGCCGCGCCGCAGTGCCGACAGCTTCGAGGGACCGATCGATGCCAGTCACCCGCAGTTCGTCAACGCCGTCGGCCGCGCCTTTTCCATCCTGCGTTGCTTCGAGCACGGCGACGCCCACCTCGGCAACCAGGACATCGTGCGCCGCACCGGGCTGCCCAAACCAACGGTGTCACGCCTGACCTTCACGCTGGCTGCGCTCGGCTATCTGCAGTACGCGCCCAGCCTGGAAAAGTACGCGCTGGGACCGGCCGTGCTGTCGCTCAGCCACGCTTTCGTCCGCAGCCACGATGTGGTCAGCGTGGCCCGTCCACTGATGCGCGAACTGGCCGAATACACCAAGGCGGCCGTGATGCTGGGTGCGGCCGATGGCCGGCGCATGGTGCTGCTGGAGGTGTTTCAGGGCGACGAGACCTTCCACCTCAAACTCGATCCCGGCGCCCGCGTGCCGCACGGCTCGACCGCCCTCGGCCGCGCCGATCTGGCGGCCCGGCCGCAAGCCGTGTTCGACCGCCATCTGGCCGACATCGAGCAGGAGTGTGCCCCCGAACAATGGCCGAAGATCCGCGCCGGCATCCTGCGAGCCCGCCAGGACTACGAAAACTACGGCTTCTGTTTCTCGCTGGGCGACTGGAACCCCGACGTCTTCGCCGTCGGCGTGCCCATGATCTCCGCCGACCGCAGTCGCATCCTCGCCTTCAATTGTAGCGGCCGCGTTTCCGCCGTGACCCGCGACAAGCTGCTCCACGATTTCGGGCCCAAACTCGTCGCACTGCGCAACAGCGTCTTCGACATGACCGGCGGGCGCTTCTGA
- a CDS encoding type II toxin-antitoxin system VapC family toxin: MFILDTNVVSELRKAKAGRADRNVTAWAAGVLPASLFVSAITILELETGVLLVERRDPDQGAVLRAWLEGQVLPAFAGRVLAVDLAVAQRCAKLHVPDPRAERDALIAATAIVHGMTVVTRNVADFEPTGAAIMNPWQDPVEGG; this comes from the coding sequence ATGTTCATTCTGGATACCAACGTGGTCTCGGAACTGCGCAAGGCAAAGGCAGGTCGGGCCGACCGCAACGTCACGGCCTGGGCGGCCGGCGTGCTGCCGGCCAGCCTCTTTGTATCCGCGATTACGATCCTGGAATTGGAGACCGGTGTGTTGCTGGTCGAGCGGCGTGATCCCGATCAGGGGGCTGTATTGCGTGCCTGGCTTGAGGGGCAGGTGCTGCCGGCATTTGCTGGCCGAGTGCTTGCCGTGGATCTCGCGGTCGCACAGCGATGCGCCAAACTCCATGTGCCCGATCCACGCGCAGAGCGCGACGCACTCATCGCAGCAACGGCAATAGTGCACGGTATGACCGTAGTCACGCGAAATGTGGCGGACTTTGAGCCAACCGGGGCCGCAATCATGAATCCATGGCAAGATCCGGTGGAGGGGGGATGA
- a CDS encoding acyl-CoA dehydrogenase family protein produces MDFSYTPKVEELRKQVQDFYARDILPLEDQVEQEILENRRQGRAWTPISLFEDLKAKARAQGLWNLFLPKSERAPQGLSNLEYAPLCEIMGRTLWAPEIFNCSAPDTGNMEVLERYGTEAQKDRWLEPLLAGQIRSAFLMTEPAVASSDATNIECSIRREGDEYVINGRKWYSSGAGDPRCAVYIVMGKTDPNESRHRQQSMILVPADAPGIEVIRPVTVFGYDEAPHGHMDIRLTDVRVPAENILLGEGRGFEIAQGRLGPGRIHHCMRTIGVAERALEALCQRITTRVAFGRKISEFSVWHERIAEARCMIEQARLLTLKAADMMDKVGNKAARSEIAMIKVVAPNMACQIIDWAIQAHGGAGVSGDFPLAHAYAMVRTLRLADGPDEVHRDMIAKLELARHAVSAPAH; encoded by the coding sequence ATGGACTTTTCCTACACGCCCAAGGTCGAAGAACTGCGCAAACAGGTTCAGGACTTCTATGCCCGAGACATCCTGCCACTGGAGGACCAGGTCGAGCAGGAAATCCTGGAGAACCGGCGCCAGGGCAGGGCGTGGACGCCGATCAGCCTGTTTGAGGACCTCAAGGCCAAGGCCCGCGCCCAGGGTCTGTGGAATCTGTTCCTGCCGAAGTCCGAACGGGCCCCGCAGGGGCTGTCGAATCTGGAATACGCACCGCTGTGCGAGATCATGGGCCGCACCCTGTGGGCGCCGGAGATCTTCAACTGCAGCGCGCCGGACACCGGCAACATGGAAGTGCTCGAACGCTACGGCACCGAGGCCCAGAAAGACCGCTGGCTGGAACCGCTGCTGGCCGGTCAGATCCGTTCCGCCTTCCTGATGACCGAGCCGGCGGTGGCCTCATCCGACGCCACCAACATCGAGTGTTCGATACGCCGCGAGGGCGACGAGTACGTCATCAACGGACGCAAATGGTATTCGTCCGGCGCTGGCGATCCGCGCTGCGCGGTCTACATCGTCATGGGCAAGACCGATCCCAACGAATCCAGGCATCGACAGCAGTCGATGATCCTGGTGCCGGCCGACGCCCCCGGCATCGAGGTGATCCGTCCGGTCACGGTCTTCGGTTACGACGAAGCTCCGCACGGCCATATGGATATCCGCCTGACTGATGTGCGGGTGCCGGCGGAGAACATCCTGCTGGGCGAAGGTCGGGGCTTCGAGATCGCCCAGGGCCGCCTCGGCCCCGGCCGCATCCACCATTGCATGCGCACCATCGGTGTTGCCGAGCGCGCCCTCGAAGCGCTGTGCCAGCGGATCACCACGCGGGTCGCGTTCGGCCGCAAGATCAGCGAGTTCTCGGTCTGGCACGAACGCATCGCCGAGGCCCGCTGCATGATCGAGCAAGCTCGATTGCTGACGCTGAAGGCCGCCGACATGATGGACAAGGTGGGCAACAAGGCGGCCCGCAGCGAGATCGCGATGATCAAGGTGGTGGCACCGAACATGGCTTGTCAGATCATCGATTGGGCCATCCAGGCTCACGGCGGCGCCGGTGTCAGCGGCGACTTCCCGCTGGCGCACGCCTACGCCATGGTGCGCACGCTGCGCCTGGCCGATGGCCCCGACGAGGTTCATCGCGACATGATCGCCAAGCTGGAACTGGCAAGGCATGCCGTCAGCGCGCCGGCGCACTGA